One stretch of Chryseobacterium fluminis DNA includes these proteins:
- a CDS encoding PspC domain-containing protein — protein sequence MNKTLSIGLAGFSFTIEEHAYIKLSDYLNALRSSLDASEADEVMHDIEIRMVEIFRDTMAKREVINDSDVERVIAQIGSPEKIEEQEEAYYSEKNTKKTYSSGTEYTDKRQLFRDPERQKIAGVCAGLAHYVGMDITAMRAIWLGVFVLGIFTAAISSSLVVLLYIILWIVLPKAETAADFLKMKGKPMNFDNLKSESNKLVQFANESTQRVGEIYIENKPYINNASSGIWNVFKYIVGGILALMAVSSIVGVFVVFGLFGMDSNFPGANEIRFYFDDNGLDKILSAIIIIGSLIPAIIFSLLSIKIFSPKTKLRNIGWVIGALFIILIGLGSYFGVSMAKKEMFLKGHKEDTEEVAISTTSDSLYVDLKQVTIPQNFIGYDDDLYSDKISVYEKDWVHVQITRKADIKTPYLIIKKEAKGYNLPLNVSIPVEVINNKVILPNYIKYPYEHRFRDFSVNYELVVPIKTVVIPVEKDGISFDGDLNADGIDDNEQDTDDEENIRIEKNKITVNGSTIEYNSNDEDSIIINGKKVPANQADQVIDSMKSNIKKMKGGNVDIKVNEAKNEISIKTK from the coding sequence ATGAACAAAACACTCTCAATAGGACTCGCAGGTTTTTCTTTTACTATAGAAGAACACGCATATATAAAGCTGAGCGATTATCTGAACGCGCTGAGAAGCTCTCTGGATGCTTCGGAAGCAGATGAGGTAATGCACGATATAGAAATCAGAATGGTGGAAATCTTCAGAGATACGATGGCCAAACGTGAAGTCATCAATGATTCTGATGTAGAAAGAGTAATTGCCCAAATCGGTTCTCCTGAAAAAATTGAAGAACAGGAGGAAGCCTATTATTCTGAAAAAAACACTAAAAAGACATACTCGTCCGGAACAGAATATACGGATAAAAGACAGTTATTCCGCGACCCTGAAAGACAGAAAATAGCAGGAGTATGTGCAGGACTGGCTCACTATGTCGGGATGGATATCACAGCGATGAGAGCGATATGGTTAGGCGTTTTTGTTCTTGGAATTTTCACTGCAGCCATTTCTTCATCACTGGTCGTATTGCTTTACATCATTCTGTGGATTGTGTTACCAAAAGCGGAAACTGCGGCAGATTTCCTGAAAATGAAGGGAAAGCCTATGAACTTCGACAATCTTAAGAGTGAGTCTAATAAATTGGTACAGTTTGCCAATGAGTCTACCCAGAGAGTCGGAGAAATATACATCGAAAACAAACCTTATATCAATAACGCAAGCAGCGGAATCTGGAATGTTTTTAAATATATCGTGGGAGGTATCCTGGCTTTAATGGCCGTGAGCAGCATCGTTGGAGTATTCGTTGTTTTCGGACTTTTCGGAATGGATTCTAATTTTCCGGGAGCTAATGAAATCAGATTTTATTTTGATGACAACGGACTGGATAAAATATTATCAGCCATCATCATTATAGGCTCCCTGATCCCTGCCATCATCTTCAGCCTATTAAGCATCAAGATATTCTCCCCTAAGACAAAACTCAGAAATATCGGTTGGGTAATCGGTGCCTTATTTATTATCCTGATTGGTCTGGGATCTTATTTCGGAGTAAGCATGGCCAAAAAAGAAATGTTTCTGAAAGGCCATAAGGAAGATACCGAAGAAGTTGCAATCAGTACCACTTCTGACAGTTTATATGTCGATCTTAAACAGGTAACCATTCCTCAGAACTTTATCGGATACGATGACGACCTTTATTCTGATAAGATATCGGTGTATGAAAAAGACTGGGTTCATGTACAGATTACAAGAAAAGCCGACATTAAAACACCTTACCTGATCATTAAAAAAGAAGCAAAAGGCTACAACTTACCTCTTAATGTGAGCATCCCGGTAGAAGTGATCAATAATAAGGTAATTCTTCCTAACTACATCAAATATCCTTATGAACACAGGTTCAGAGATTTTAGTGTAAATTACGAATTGGTGGTTCCTATCAAAACAGTCGTAATACCTGTGGAAAAAGATGGCATCAGCTTTGACGGAGACTTAAATGCAGATGGTATTGATGATAATGAACAGGATACAGATGATGAAGAAAATATCAGAATTGAAAAAAATAAAATCACGGTAAACGGTTCCACCATTGAGTATAATTCCAACGATGAAGACAGCATCATCATTAACGGAAAAAAGGTTCCCGCCAATCAGGCAGATCAGGTGATCGACTCCATGAAATCAAATATCAAAAAGATGAAAGGAGGTAACGTAGATATCAAAGTAAACGAAGCTAAAAACGAAATTTCTATAAAAACCAAATAA
- a CDS encoding 1-acyl-sn-glycerol-3-phosphate acyltransferase produces MKKLIGKLMLKILGWKVVLQGDADSLNRCILVVAPHTHNMEYILGNLAYWSLEKPIKIIIKDAHTKAWYGSAVRGLGGIGIDRSQKNDLVNFVAQQFAKEDFSLVITPEGTRSWVPKWRKGFYHMALAAKVPIVLAAGDFKRNIVYLGYTIPYERIASVPFSEIMEEIQNYYIKHDIVPKIPENWNPNIMGNDAEVRS; encoded by the coding sequence ATGAAAAAACTGATAGGCAAACTGATGCTGAAAATTTTAGGCTGGAAAGTCGTTCTCCAGGGTGACGCCGACAGCCTGAACAGGTGTATCCTCGTGGTAGCGCCTCACACTCACAATATGGAATACATTTTGGGAAACCTTGCCTACTGGTCTTTAGAAAAACCGATAAAAATCATCATTAAAGATGCTCATACCAAAGCCTGGTATGGTAGCGCGGTCCGAGGCCTGGGCGGAATAGGCATCGACAGAAGCCAGAAAAATGACCTGGTTAATTTTGTAGCTCAGCAATTTGCAAAAGAAGACTTCAGCCTGGTGATCACCCCGGAAGGTACCAGAAGCTGGGTCCCGAAATGGAGAAAAGGCTTCTATCATATGGCTTTAGCGGCTAAAGTTCCTATCGTACTGGCTGCCGGGGATTTTAAAAGAAATATTGTGTATTTAGGCTATACTATTCCTTATGAAAGAATAGCTTCGGTTCCTTTCTCTGAAATTATGGAGGAAATTCAGAATTACTATATTAAACATGATATTGTTCCTAAAATTCCGGAAAACTGGAATCCGAATATTATGGGAAATGATGCTGAAGTTAGAAGTTAG
- a CDS encoding PaaI family thioesterase — translation MYTEGKNKEEILQFLNSWGGEVTLAKTLEIKFIDIDQENETLTATMPVGPKVHQPFGILHGGASCVLAETMGSSLSNIFIDGSKYYGVGTNINSNHLRSKKDGLVTAVARFIRKGKTMHVSEIEIRDEKGQLLNHTTMTNNILLK, via the coding sequence ATGTATACGGAAGGTAAAAATAAGGAAGAAATTTTACAGTTTCTGAACAGCTGGGGAGGTGAAGTTACCTTAGCCAAAACACTGGAAATAAAATTTATCGATATTGATCAGGAAAATGAAACCCTGACCGCTACCATGCCGGTAGGTCCGAAAGTACATCAGCCCTTCGGAATTTTACACGGTGGTGCAAGCTGTGTTCTGGCAGAAACCATGGGTTCAAGCCTGTCTAATATTTTCATAGACGGCAGTAAATATTATGGTGTAGGAACGAATATCAACTCTAACCATCTGAGAAGTAAAAAAGACGGACTGGTAACTGCTGTGGCACGTTTTATCAGAAAAGGAAAAACAATGCATGTTTCGGAAATCGAAATCCGTGATGAAAAAGGACAGTTGCTGAATCATACTACCATGACGAACAATATTCTCTTAAAATAG
- a CDS encoding chorismate-binding protein, protein MIYFKFPFDEKFYSTKQNNNTKTVFFKPFDRSEPLHFDGDLIEIDAESFEKISIENDDLPGNVENFEEETESEYLRNLEKIIEVIKENRLPKLVYSRRKILTDFKEIDLKESFKHLCRSYPNAFRYIFNEGHDAWMGAFSEVLGKFNKATHEFETMSLAGTLPVSESWSRKEIEEQKPVSEYIEHILKNYSDVIEKSETYDHISGNIKHLRNDFKIKIQSERLDDLIHDLHPTPAVCGIPKDFCKENIEKFEKYPRELYSGYIKIETTETIQYFVNLRCAKLYQNAIHLFVGGGITAQSDPHKEWTETELKSEAILKNLVIS, encoded by the coding sequence ATGATTTACTTCAAATTTCCTTTTGACGAAAAATTCTATTCCACCAAACAGAATAACAATACAAAAACAGTATTCTTTAAGCCTTTCGATCGTTCAGAGCCACTGCATTTTGACGGGGATCTCATTGAAATTGATGCTGAAAGTTTCGAAAAGATTTCTATCGAAAATGACGATTTACCCGGAAATGTGGAAAATTTTGAAGAGGAAACGGAAAGTGAATATTTACGAAACCTGGAAAAGATCATTGAAGTCATTAAGGAAAACAGACTTCCTAAACTCGTATATTCCCGACGAAAGATCCTGACTGATTTTAAAGAAATCGATCTGAAAGAAAGTTTTAAGCATCTTTGCAGGTCTTATCCGAATGCGTTCAGGTATATTTTCAATGAAGGACATGACGCATGGATGGGAGCATTTTCAGAAGTTTTAGGAAAATTCAATAAGGCAACACACGAATTTGAAACGATGAGCCTCGCGGGTACGCTTCCGGTTTCAGAAAGCTGGTCCCGGAAAGAAATTGAGGAACAAAAACCGGTCTCAGAGTATATTGAACATATTCTTAAAAATTATTCGGATGTCATCGAAAAATCAGAGACCTATGATCATATTTCCGGAAATATCAAGCATCTCAGAAATGATTTTAAAATAAAGATTCAATCCGAAAGGCTCGATGATTTGATCCACGATCTTCATCCTACTCCTGCTGTTTGCGGTATACCAAAAGATTTCTGCAAAGAGAATATCGAAAAGTTTGAAAAATATCCCCGCGAGCTGTACTCAGGATATATAAAAATTGAAACCACGGAAACTATACAGTATTTTGTCAACCTCCGTTGTGCAAAACTTTATCAGAACGCCATTCACTTATTTGTCGGCGGAGGAATCACAGCCCAGAGTGATCCTCATAAAGAATGGACGGAAACAGAACTTAAGTCTGAAGCTATTTTGAAAAATCTGGTCATTTCCTGA
- a CDS encoding MarC family protein, which yields MEVFNDFSIKEIVTCFMVLFAVIDIIGSVPIIVSLQQRFGQIEAGRASITAGLIMIVFLFVGNKILKLIGVDVNSFAIAGAFVIFIIALEMILGIEINKTSEVKAASIVPIAFPLVAGAGTLTTTLSLRAEFHDINIILGIVLNTIFVYLVLKSAKWLEKKMGEATLSILQKVFGIILLAISIKLFTANFAQLVQNYINF from the coding sequence ATGGAAGTTTTTAATGATTTTTCTATAAAAGAGATCGTCACCTGTTTTATGGTACTTTTTGCCGTAATTGATATTATCGGCTCAGTTCCCATTATTGTAAGTCTGCAACAGAGATTCGGACAAATTGAAGCCGGACGGGCTTCTATAACGGCAGGCCTTATCATGATTGTTTTTCTGTTTGTCGGAAATAAAATTCTTAAATTGATCGGGGTAGATGTTAATTCATTTGCCATTGCCGGCGCTTTTGTGATTTTTATCATAGCCCTGGAAATGATTTTAGGAATCGAAATCAACAAAACCAGTGAAGTGAAGGCCGCCTCCATTGTGCCTATTGCGTTTCCGCTGGTGGCCGGAGCAGGAACGCTGACCACTACTTTATCCTTGAGGGCTGAATTTCATGACATTAATATTATTTTAGGAATCGTCCTCAATACAATTTTCGTATATTTGGTGCTGAAATCTGCGAAATGGCTGGAGAAGAAAATGGGAGAAGCCACATTGTCTATTCTGCAAAAAGTTTTCGGCATCATCCTTTTGGCAATTTCAATAAAATTATTTACCGCAAACTTTGCGCAATTAGTGCAGAATTATATTAATTTTTAA
- a CDS encoding BatD family protein, whose translation MQYRFTHILFLLISVISYGQVNLSLKTDKTDYNGKEAVNLTIILEMNGGDLVQQTGFQLPDLSKFNMIGSGSVTNTLVDPETNTVIIQKVSRIALEPKQKGKVKIGSVLVTVSNKIYKTEPFNIFIRDVDKKSVAGKTSNDVYLNLEIEDREVYQDQPTIAVLKVYSKNMDNFRKVKNISLPKNENINVHPVSFAKSEIDPADYGNMASQVLAVFMVFPNEAGVIEVPSVSASINSYSHKNKILSNKVKINVKKLPEGSPVYFRNAVGNFKVRVYNESRERIEAKKPVNVVVKVSGEGNLADMELPKITASPDYEVFAPKITSKTAPGTTGIKGEIQAHYVIIPNKTGPLFIKTEPFAFFDPAEKEYVDVGQQTLALNSLSHEQVMASRTTVEKVNEYTNTFLETVNTPVLKTTTFKVKEKSKFHWNVLLINIAILIALFISYLMFKTWQKKRNLVSEIIPAKSLGSVAETENEIRETMKTDINDHFSYLENLKDNEEFQKFFDTVEDLDQEVRSRYLIGSKQEFKAFLEQDQGSVIAERYGILSQRIQLEKFAPVKSKEGIDELLKAIVNLYSQIEK comes from the coding sequence ATGCAGTACAGATTTACCCACATATTGTTTCTTCTTATATCCGTAATTTCTTATGGACAGGTAAATCTAAGCTTAAAAACGGATAAAACGGATTATAACGGTAAGGAAGCTGTTAACCTTACGATCATCCTGGAGATGAACGGAGGAGATCTTGTACAGCAGACCGGCTTTCAACTGCCCGATCTCTCGAAATTTAACATGATCGGAAGCGGATCTGTAACCAATACGCTGGTAGATCCCGAAACCAATACCGTCATTATCCAGAAAGTTTCCAGAATTGCTCTCGAACCCAAGCAGAAAGGAAAGGTGAAAATAGGGTCCGTTCTGGTAACAGTCAGCAATAAAATCTACAAAACAGAACCTTTTAATATTTTTATAAGGGATGTTGACAAGAAGTCTGTTGCCGGGAAAACTTCCAATGACGTCTATCTTAACCTGGAGATCGAAGACCGTGAAGTGTATCAGGATCAGCCTACCATTGCTGTTCTGAAGGTATATTCAAAGAATATGGACAACTTCAGGAAAGTGAAAAATATAAGCCTTCCGAAAAATGAAAATATCAACGTACACCCTGTAAGTTTTGCAAAATCTGAAATAGATCCTGCGGATTACGGGAATATGGCATCACAGGTACTTGCCGTTTTTATGGTATTTCCTAATGAGGCCGGCGTAATAGAAGTTCCTTCAGTTTCTGCATCCATAAATTCATATTCCCATAAAAATAAAATTTTATCCAACAAGGTAAAAATTAATGTAAAAAAATTACCTGAAGGTTCCCCTGTATATTTCAGGAATGCGGTGGGTAATTTTAAAGTAAGGGTGTATAATGAATCCCGGGAGAGAATAGAGGCTAAGAAACCGGTTAATGTCGTCGTAAAAGTTTCCGGGGAAGGAAATTTGGCAGATATGGAACTGCCCAAGATAACAGCTTCACCGGACTATGAGGTTTTTGCCCCGAAAATTACATCAAAAACAGCTCCCGGTACTACAGGTATTAAAGGGGAAATTCAGGCGCATTATGTGATTATTCCTAATAAGACAGGGCCGCTTTTCATTAAAACTGAGCCTTTTGCATTCTTTGATCCTGCTGAAAAAGAATATGTAGACGTAGGCCAGCAGACTTTGGCATTAAACTCATTGTCGCATGAGCAGGTAATGGCATCACGTACTACTGTTGAAAAGGTGAATGAGTATACCAATACTTTTTTGGAAACCGTTAATACTCCTGTTTTAAAGACAACTACTTTTAAAGTCAAGGAGAAAAGCAAATTTCATTGGAATGTACTTTTAATTAATATAGCGATTTTAATAGCGCTGTTTATTTCCTATCTCATGTTTAAGACTTGGCAAAAAAAACGCAACTTGGTTAGCGAAATAATACCGGCAAAATCATTGGGTTCTGTTGCGGAAACTGAAAATGAGATCAGGGAGACGATGAAAACGGATATTAATGATCATTTCAGTTACCTGGAAAATCTTAAAGATAATGAAGAGTTTCAGAAGTTTTTTGATACCGTGGAAGATTTGGATCAGGAAGTACGGTCCCGTTATTTAATAGGCTCAAAACAAGAATTCAAGGCATTCCTTGAACAGGATCAAGGAAGTGTTATAGCAGAAAGGTATGGTATTCTTTCTCAAAGAATACAATTGGAGAAATTTGCTCCGGTAAAATCTAAAGAAGGAATAGATGAACTTTTAAAAGCAATTGTTAATTTGTATTCTCAAATTGAGAAATAA
- a CDS encoding tetratricopeptide repeat protein — protein MSFIIAFAFSNTLFGQERYRTLVYEGNQKFNGKDYDGASSKYMEAIKSNDKDFTAHYNLGNALYKNKKYEEAKAEFEKAQQLSQTLPDKAASLHNLGNTYMQMNQPEKAADYYKQSLKQDPYNESTRKNYEIAKLKEKENQQNKNDQQNNSDKGGGGKDQQQHDDQKGNDQKQDQGQGQQNKGKSQQGDNPDPNQNNEGKLPKDLENAILNKVSEKEKETAKRILNKNSYSMPESNEKDW, from the coding sequence TTGTCGTTTATAATTGCTTTTGCATTCTCAAATACTTTATTTGGGCAGGAAAGATATAGAACGCTGGTTTATGAAGGTAATCAGAAATTCAACGGTAAAGACTATGATGGGGCCTCTTCAAAGTACATGGAAGCCATAAAATCCAATGATAAAGATTTTACTGCCCATTACAATCTGGGGAATGCCCTGTATAAAAATAAAAAATACGAAGAAGCCAAGGCAGAATTTGAAAAAGCACAGCAACTTTCCCAGACCCTTCCTGATAAAGCAGCCTCTCTTCACAATTTAGGAAATACGTATATGCAGATGAATCAGCCGGAAAAAGCGGCAGATTATTATAAACAGTCCTTGAAGCAGGATCCTTACAACGAATCGACAAGAAAGAATTATGAAATTGCGAAGTTGAAGGAAAAAGAAAACCAACAAAATAAAAACGACCAGCAGAATAACTCAGATAAAGGAGGCGGTGGTAAAGACCAACAGCAGCATGATGATCAGAAAGGAAATGATCAAAAGCAGGACCAGGGGCAGGGTCAGCAGAATAAAGGCAAGAGCCAGCAAGGAGATAACCCTGATCCCAACCAGAATAATGAAGGAAAATTACCCAAAGATCTTGAAAACGCAATATTAAATAAAGTAAGCGAAAAAGAAAAAGAAACCGCCAAAAGAATTTTGAATAAAAATTCTTATTCGATGCCCGAAAGCAACGAGAAAGATTGGTGA
- a CDS encoding vWA domain-containing protein produces MEWYLGNYWYLLLLLLLPLLAVFLIRYLKWKNRKREIFADSRFHEVLFEKRSGFTKFFPALYLLGTLFLIFSIIDLLNGSEEVKTNQKLNNVIFMLDVSNSMNAEDISPSRLTEAKNLMIQTMQKMKSDKVGIVIFAGQAASIMPLTTDYNSAETYINAIETNSMQIQGTDFLNAMETAVQKFKNVNKGARKVVLLSDGEDNEGNDKAAISLAKKEGITVTSVGIGSNEGAPVPEYVFGQLMGYKADVNGETVISKRQTAALTNIGESTGGSYIDGNNIDDAPDMIISALNRKSSSSETLVKSQIANHYYQYFLAVSIFLFFLIYIFNPKRDFNV; encoded by the coding sequence ATGGAGTGGTATTTAGGAAATTACTGGTATTTATTGTTACTGTTGCTTTTGCCGCTGTTAGCTGTTTTTCTGATCCGTTATCTGAAATGGAAAAACAGAAAAAGGGAGATTTTTGCAGACAGCCGTTTTCACGAGGTCTTATTTGAAAAAAGATCGGGATTCACAAAATTTTTTCCCGCTTTGTATTTACTGGGAACTCTTTTTCTAATCTTTTCAATCATTGATTTGTTGAACGGTTCGGAGGAGGTCAAAACCAATCAGAAATTAAATAATGTCATCTTCATGCTGGATGTGTCCAATTCTATGAATGCAGAGGACATCAGTCCAAGTCGTCTTACAGAGGCTAAAAATCTTATGATTCAGACGATGCAGAAGATGAAAAGCGATAAAGTGGGCATTGTGATTTTTGCGGGACAGGCAGCTTCCATCATGCCGCTGACCACAGATTATAATTCTGCGGAAACGTATATTAATGCTATTGAGACCAACTCTATGCAGATTCAGGGTACAGATTTCCTGAATGCGATGGAAACGGCTGTTCAGAAATTTAAAAATGTCAATAAAGGCGCCCGTAAAGTTGTTCTTCTGAGTGATGGAGAGGATAATGAGGGAAATGACAAGGCCGCGATAAGTCTGGCAAAAAAAGAGGGAATTACAGTGACTTCCGTAGGAATAGGCTCCAATGAGGGCGCACCGGTTCCAGAGTATGTTTTCGGACAGCTGATGGGATACAAAGCTGACGTAAACGGGGAGACGGTAATTTCAAAGAGGCAGACCGCTGCATTAACAAATATAGGAGAATCTACAGGTGGATCTTACATTGACGGAAATAATATCGATGACGCTCCGGATATGATTATCAGTGCATTAAACCGTAAATCTTCTTCGTCCGAAACATTGGTGAAATCCCAGATTGCCAATCATTATTATCAGTATTTTTTAGCTGTTTCTATATTCTTATTCTTTTTAATCTATATTTTCAATCCGAAAAGAGATTTTAATGTGTAG
- a CDS encoding vWA domain-containing protein, which yields MFNFEFYSPWFLLLFVLFIPLFIKDVSVKKRKGTRVPTVRNMESSGGIQAVLFFLKISKYVILSALIIAMARPRTFTISQDRDDTKGIDIMLSVDVSLSMLAKDLTPDRLTALKDIAVKFVEKRPNDRLGLVTYSGEAFTKVPVTSDHQVVIDELKNLNPLELQPGTAIGEGLSVAVNHLKNSKAKSKIIILMTDGVNTIENAMPPAIAAELAKNNNIKVYSIGIGTNGYALMPTQTDIFGDLVFTETEVKIDEPVLKEVAEMTGGRYFRATSNSGLEEVYDEINQLEKSDIKVSKLYNYDEYFKIFLWVALGMLVFDALLRWVFYKILS from the coding sequence ATGTTTAATTTTGAGTTTTACAGCCCATGGTTTCTGCTGCTTTTCGTCTTGTTTATTCCTTTATTCATTAAAGATGTAAGCGTAAAGAAAAGAAAAGGAACGAGAGTTCCAACGGTTAGAAATATGGAAAGCAGCGGAGGAATTCAGGCAGTGCTTTTTTTTCTTAAAATATCAAAGTATGTGATCCTTTCTGCATTGATTATCGCTATGGCACGGCCCAGAACTTTTACCATATCCCAGGATCGCGACGATACAAAGGGAATTGATATCATGCTTTCCGTAGACGTTTCTTTAAGTATGCTGGCAAAAGATTTAACGCCCGACCGTCTGACGGCATTGAAAGATATTGCTGTAAAATTTGTCGAAAAAAGACCAAACGACCGCCTTGGATTGGTAACCTACTCGGGAGAAGCATTTACAAAAGTACCTGTAACCTCCGATCACCAGGTGGTTATCGATGAACTTAAAAACCTGAACCCTTTGGAGCTTCAGCCGGGAACAGCAATAGGAGAGGGACTTTCCGTAGCGGTGAATCATCTTAAAAACAGCAAGGCAAAAAGTAAGATTATAATCCTGATGACCGATGGGGTCAATACGATAGAAAATGCGATGCCGCCTGCTATTGCTGCAGAACTTGCAAAAAACAATAATATCAAGGTATATTCCATAGGTATCGGAACCAACGGATATGCGCTGATGCCCACTCAAACAGATATTTTCGGTGATCTTGTGTTTACGGAAACAGAAGTGAAAATAGATGAACCTGTATTAAAGGAAGTGGCGGAGATGACAGGAGGCAGGTATTTCAGAGCTACCTCCAACAGCGGTCTGGAGGAAGTCTATGATGAAATTAACCAACTGGAAAAATCAGACATCAAAGTATCAAAACTATATAATTACGATGAGTATTTCAAAATTTTTCTTTGGGTTGCTTTAGGAATGCTGGTTTTTGACGCTTTGCTAAGATGGGTCTTTTATAAAATTTTAAGCTGA
- a CDS encoding BatD family protein has translation MKKILLIPCFLICVNVFSQILSSKVEKKTLALGEVNHFVIKIDNLNNQQVTSAPKNELLPFHFEETKDSIGQNQNLYERKIEFAVYDEGKFTIPELEFKVGDKVLKTVPYEIDVINTAQKTDQITDIMNNKEVKLEVKDYWELYKFYILAGLGIIALIIAVIMFIKWGRRPKDSPVVTTNQTLKELDALKKKKYVETGDYRSFYVELIDISRNFITRQYRVPADVLLTDDLIDLIKKNNTISQENERVVEDVFLRGDMVKFAKTFPDKEAMEKDFADIRDFVKRSSKDIEFENLRKDV, from the coding sequence TTGAAAAAAATACTACTTATACCATGTTTTTTAATCTGTGTCAACGTATTTTCACAGATCCTGTCTTCAAAGGTGGAGAAGAAAACCCTCGCATTAGGTGAGGTGAATCATTTTGTCATAAAGATTGATAACCTGAATAATCAGCAGGTTACATCAGCTCCCAAAAATGAGCTGCTTCCTTTTCATTTTGAGGAAACAAAAGACAGCATTGGACAAAACCAGAATTTATACGAGAGAAAAATTGAATTTGCCGTTTACGATGAAGGGAAATTCACCATTCCCGAACTGGAATTCAAAGTAGGTGATAAAGTTTTGAAAACGGTTCCTTATGAAATAGATGTGATCAATACTGCACAGAAAACGGATCAGATCACGGATATTATGAATAATAAGGAAGTAAAGCTTGAAGTGAAAGACTACTGGGAGCTTTATAAATTCTATATTTTAGCGGGATTAGGAATTATAGCTCTGATCATTGCAGTGATCATGTTTATAAAGTGGGGCAGGCGACCTAAAGATTCGCCGGTGGTCACAACTAACCAAACCTTAAAGGAGCTGGATGCGCTCAAAAAGAAAAAATATGTGGAAACCGGCGATTACCGCTCGTTTTATGTAGAACTGATTGATATTTCAAGAAACTTTATTACACGGCAATACCGTGTGCCGGCTGATGTCCTGCTGACGGATGATTTAATTGATCTCATTAAAAAGAACAACACGATTTCCCAGGAGAATGAAAGAGTGGTGGAAGATGTATTTTTAAGGGGAGACATGGTGAAATTTGCGAAAACGTTCCCGGACAAAGAAGCAATGGAGAAAGATTTTGCAGATATCAGAGATTTTGTGAAGAGATCATCAAAAGACATAGAATTCGAAAATTTGAGAAAGGATGTTTAA
- a CDS encoding DUF58 domain-containing protein, translating into MQIKDIVKKVKQIEIRTRKKTEASLMGQYHSAFKGQGMTFSEVRPYQFGDEIRRIDWNKTARFREPFVKVMEEERELTMMILVDISASMDYGTKTQLKREYVAEIAASLGFSAAGNNDKVGLILFADKVYKVIPPQKGRKHILSIISTILTADYVPAESKMDKAMEYMMGIFKRKSLVFLFSDFEDEYDSKILRVTSKKHQLLGMRIYDEKDNEIPDVGYALLYDSETGEQVWANTSSARWRYTFAEAQKQKLKALEEDFAHSSASFLNVSTGEDYSKLLYHYFQKK; encoded by the coding sequence ATGCAGATAAAAGATATTGTAAAAAAAGTAAAGCAGATTGAGATCCGTACCAGAAAGAAAACGGAAGCATCTCTGATGGGACAATATCACAGTGCTTTTAAAGGGCAGGGAATGACTTTCTCGGAAGTGCGTCCCTATCAGTTCGGCGATGAGATCCGCAGGATCGACTGGAACAAGACAGCCCGTTTCCGGGAGCCATTCGTAAAAGTGATGGAAGAGGAAAGGGAACTGACAATGATGATCCTAGTGGATATCTCGGCCTCCATGGATTATGGCACCAAAACGCAGCTTAAAAGAGAATATGTGGCAGAAATCGCCGCAAGCTTAGGTTTTTCTGCGGCAGGCAATAATGATAAGGTAGGATTGATTCTGTTTGCGGATAAAGTATATAAAGTAATTCCGCCCCAAAAGGGGAGAAAGCATATTCTCTCGATTATCAGTACGATCTTAACCGCCGATTATGTTCCTGCAGAATCAAAAATGGATAAAGCCATGGAATACATGATGGGAATTTTCAAAAGAAAATCACTGGTCTTTTTATTTTCGGATTTTGAAGATGAGTACGATTCCAAGATCCTGAGGGTAACATCTAAAAAACACCAGTTGCTCGGGATGAGAATTTATGACGAAAAAGATAATGAAATTCCTGATGTTGGATATGCTTTACTGTATGATTCAGAAACGGGAGAACAGGTGTGGGCCAATACTTCCAGTGCAAGGTGGAGATATACTTTTGCAGAGGCTCAGAAACAGAAATTAAAAGCATTAGAAGAAGATTTTGCCCATAGCTCGGCCAGCTTTTTGAATGTAAGCACAGGAGAAGATTACTCAAAATTGCTGTATCACTACTTTCAGAAAAAATAA